CATTACGTTATTTTAGAGATTTTAAAGAAGAGAAATGCTCCAATAACAGATGAAGATTTATACAAAGAAGTTAAAAAGAGCGTAAATTATGAGATATCTTTTTCTGATTTTTTAAAAGCTTTAATGAAGCTTGAAATTAGGGGCCTTATTACAGTAACGTTAATAAAAGAGAATATCAGAATGATTAATTATATAGGTGAAAAGGAATAGGAGTAGATCTTGCTGATCTTGTTGAAGATGTTAAAAGAGAAATTTCAATTGCTGAACTTAAGGGAAAAAAAGTTAGTATAGATGCATATAATGCTCTTTATCAGTTTTTAGCTGCAATAAGACAGCCAGATGGAACACCATTAATGGATAGCCAAGGAAGAGTTACTAGTCATTTAAATGGTTTGTTTTATAGAACCATCAGTATTTTAGAAGAAGGTATTATACCTATTTATGTTTTTGACGGAAAACCACCAGAGCAAAAAAGCCAAGAATTAGAACGAAGAAGAAAAATAAAAGAAGAAGCCGAGAAAAAGTTAGAACAAATAAAAACTGAGGAAGGAGTAGAAAAGAGCGAAGCAAGAAAATATGCTCAAATGAGTATAAGACTCACAAACGAAATGGCAGAAGAAAGTAAAGAGTTATTAAAAGCTATGGGAATTCCAATAGTTCAAGCGCCTTCTGAAGGAGAAGCAGAAGCTGCTTATATAAATACATTAGGTTTAAGTTGGGCAGCAGCTAGTCAGGATTATGACTCACTTCTCTTTGGAGCTAAAAGATTAGTAAGAAACCTTACACTAACTGGAAAAAGAAAACTTCCAGGGAAAGATGTGTATGTTGAAATAAAACCAGAATTAATTGAGTTAGATAATCTCTTGAAAAAGTTAGGTATTACAAGAGAACAGTTAATTGACATAGGTTTAATTATAGGAACTGATTATAACCCTGATGGAATTAAAGGATATGGAGTAAAAACTGCATATAGAATCATAAAGAAATATGGAAGTTTAGAAAAAGCCATCGAAAAAGGAGAAATACCTAAAATTAAAGTTAATTTTAACATAGAAGAAATAAGATCGCTTTTCTTAAAGCCACAAGTGATAGAACCAAAAGAAAACTTAGAATTAAGTGATTGTGACAATAACAGAATCATAGACATTTTAGTCAAATCCCATGACTTTAATGAGGAGAGAGTTAAAAATGGAATAGAAAGATTATCTAAAGCAAAAAGAGAAGCAAAGGGTGCTTCTCGCCAGACTGGTCTTGATCAGTGGTTCTGATTTAATAATATTTTCATGTACATAGCTTTTAAATTAAATAATTTTATAATGATATTTGTGGACACTGACATTTTCATTCCAATATATCTTAATCTAGCTGATTTTAATGTTTTAATTATAGGTGGAGGTAAAGTAGGCACTAAAAGAGCTATTAGCTTTGCTGAACATGGGGCAAAAGTTACAGTAATTAGCCTTTCATTTAGTGATGAATTACTCAAAAATCAAGATAAAATAAATCTTTTAAATGAAAATGCAAACGAGCTATCAGAGGAGTTATTATCAAGATTTGATATCATTGTTACAGCAACAAATGACAAAGTACTTAATAGTAAACTTTGTAGCAAAGCCAAACAACTAAGAAAACTTTGTAATAACCCAACCAATCCTGAAGAATCAAACTTTATAGTTCCCATTTATTATACAGATAATAAATTATCAATAGCTGTTACTACTTTTGGTAAGTCTAGTTTAAGTTCAAAATATGTCC
The nucleotide sequence above comes from Sulfurisphaera javensis. Encoded proteins:
- the fen gene encoding flap endonuclease-1, with the protein product MGVDLADLVEDVKREISIAELKGKKVSIDAYNALYQFLAAIRQPDGTPLMDSQGRVTSHLNGLFYRTISILEEGIIPIYVFDGKPPEQKSQELERRRKIKEEAEKKLEQIKTEEGVEKSEARKYAQMSIRLTNEMAEESKELLKAMGIPIVQAPSEGEAEAAYINTLGLSWAAASQDYDSLLFGAKRLVRNLTLTGKRKLPGKDVYVEIKPELIELDNLLKKLGITREQLIDIGLIIGTDYNPDGIKGYGVKTAYRIIKKYGSLEKAIEKGEIPKIKVNFNIEEIRSLFLKPQVIEPKENLELSDCDNNRIIDILVKSHDFNEERVKNGIERLSKAKREAKGASRQTGLDQWF
- a CDS encoding bifunctional precorrin-2 dehydrogenase/sirohydrochlorin ferrochelatase; amino-acid sequence: MIFVDTDIFIPIYLNLADFNVLIIGGGKVGTKRAISFAEHGAKVTVISLSFSDELLKNQDKINLLNENANELSEELLSRFDIIVTATNDKVLNSKLCSKAKQLRKLCNNPTNPEESNFIVPIYYTDNKLSIAVTTFGKSSLSSKYVLELIRENILSNNAIYNLIEAMGDVKDLLKDEIKDPSKRFTYYSKIFNDEIFRNYVNEGKIEQAINRAKVIINE